From Thermodesulfovibrionales bacterium, a single genomic window includes:
- a CDS encoding SDR family oxidoreductase produces MKDRVVLITGSSNGIGRATALRFASEKAKVVITYCNDRSGGEDTEKRCRALGAQETLLLKLDLRDNLSILNNVDKIIKTFGRIDILINNAGVVVWKPLDKQEFSDIENQIRTNLEGLIKMTRACLPYVDKMIINISSGAGLRGFPELAPYCATKFGVRGFTQALAREISRPRIYTVNPDMTSTRITGFQGRPPEQVAEVILNLAKGRYRKKSGSDINVWDYV; encoded by the coding sequence ATGAAAGACAGGGTCGTTCTTATAACAGGTTCCAGTAACGGTATTGGCAGGGCAACTGCCTTAAGATTTGCCTCTGAAAAAGCAAAGGTTGTGATAACTTATTGCAATGACAGGTCTGGAGGTGAGGATACAGAAAAGAGATGTAGAGCACTGGGAGCTCAAGAAACGTTGCTTCTCAAGCTGGACCTGAGGGATAACCTGAGCATATTAAATAATGTTGATAAGATTATTAAGACCTTTGGCAGGATAGATATCCTCATAAACAATGCAGGTGTGGTGGTCTGGAAGCCACTGGATAAGCAGGAATTCAGTGATATAGAAAATCAGATAAGGACAAACCTTGAAGGGCTTATAAAGATGACGCGAGCATGCCTGCCCTATGTTGATAAGATGATAATAAATATATCAAGCGGTGCAGGTTTAAGAGGATTTCCAGAGCTTGCACCTTATTGCGCCACAAAATTTGGAGTAAGGGGCTTTACACAGGCACTTGCCCGTGAAATTTCAAGACCAAGGATATACACTGTCAACCCTGATATGACAAGCACCAGAATCACAGGTTTTCAGGGCAGACCTCCTGAACAGGTCGCAGAGGTTATTTTAAATTTGGCAAAGGGCAGATACAGAAAGAAATCAGGCAGTGATATTAATGTATGGGATTATGTTTGA